One Ignavibacterium sp. DNA segment encodes these proteins:
- a CDS encoding glycosyltransferase family 39 protein: protein MKSLFEKIKLSILRERHLYFVSTFTFLIIYLSTFTKGYGYFIDEFYYIACANNPAFGYVDHPPLAPFLLTIYQFFFGDSLYAIRILPALTVAAAVFFTGILTKEIGGNKFAQLLAACSFAAMPVTVASGGFYSMNAFELLLAVLLLLTIVKIIKSNSVKLWPYAGIVVGFGIMNKHTFVIFIVAVVIALAAGGKWKLLFNKWFAFGIILTALIILPNIIWQIINGFPSLEFYRNISLYKNVYTPPLDFIIGQIMQMSPTTVPFWLAGTFYLLFSKRYKDFRFLSILFVGLFLFMMFSGTSRSDRLAFAYPAVFSGGALFFSNITNRFSALWLKYVVIIFLFIGLALALPIILPYFNYETVKEYTEFLGFNTEIERGKKPPLPQLLADRIGWEEKAKLVITAYNSLSEADKKRTIVAAGNYGKAGAIELYGKDYNLPPAASSHNNYYLWSKNRLDGDILLQIDSPDAYSDLNQLFNTVELFPGEFNNEYVSPDENNMVVFICRGPKIPFIEMLERSKNFY, encoded by the coding sequence ATGAAAAGCTTGTTTGAAAAAATAAAATTATCAATTTTAAGAGAAAGGCATCTTTATTTTGTAAGTACTTTTACATTCCTTATAATTTATCTTTCCACATTCACAAAAGGCTACGGATATTTTATTGATGAATTCTATTACATTGCCTGTGCAAACAATCCGGCTTTCGGTTATGTTGATCATCCGCCGCTAGCTCCGTTCTTACTGACAATTTATCAGTTTTTCTTTGGTGATTCTTTATATGCAATCAGAATTCTGCCTGCTCTTACAGTAGCTGCGGCAGTTTTTTTCACTGGCATCCTGACAAAAGAAATCGGTGGGAATAAATTCGCACAATTACTTGCTGCCTGTTCTTTTGCCGCAATGCCAGTAACAGTTGCATCTGGTGGATTTTATTCAATGAATGCATTCGAACTTTTACTTGCTGTTTTACTTTTACTGACAATCGTGAAAATAATCAAATCCAACAGCGTAAAACTCTGGCCGTACGCCGGAATTGTTGTGGGGTTCGGCATAATGAATAAACATACATTTGTAATTTTTATTGTAGCTGTTGTAATTGCTTTGGCTGCAGGGGGCAAATGGAAATTGTTATTTAACAAATGGTTTGCTTTCGGTATCATACTAACTGCTTTGATTATTTTACCCAATATTATCTGGCAGATCATAAACGGTTTTCCATCGTTAGAGTTTTACAGAAATATAAGTTTATACAAAAATGTTTACACACCGCCGCTTGATTTTATAATTGGACAAATAATGCAAATGTCTCCAACCACAGTTCCGTTTTGGCTAGCTGGAACTTTCTATCTTCTATTTTCAAAGCGGTATAAGGATTTCCGGTTTCTATCTATTTTGTTTGTTGGATTATTTCTTTTTATGATGTTCTCCGGTACCAGCAGATCAGACCGGCTTGCATTTGCTTATCCTGCTGTATTTTCGGGAGGTGCACTATTTTTTTCAAATATCACAAACAGATTTAGTGCATTGTGGTTAAAATATGTTGTTATAATTTTTCTTTTTATTGGATTAGCTTTAGCACTGCCGATAATATTGCCTTACTTTAATTACGAAACAGTCAAAGAGTACACAGAATTTCTTGGTTTCAATACTGAGATTGAAAGAGGAAAGAAGCCGCCATTGCCTCAACTTCTCGCCGATAGAATTGGCTGGGAAGAAAAAGCAAAACTTGTTATTACTGCCTATAACAGCTTATCAGAAGCAGATAAAAAGCGTACAATTGTTGCTGCGGGGAATTATGGTAAAGCCGGGGCAATTGAGTTGTATGGAAAAGATTATAATCTTCCACCTGCTGCAAGCTCGCATAATAATTATTATTTGTGGAGTAAGAACAGATTAGACGGAGATATCCTTCTTCAAATTGACAGTCCGGATGCTTATAGTGACCTTAACCAATTGTTTAATACTGTTGAGCTCTTTCCGGGTGAGTTTAATAACGAGTATGTATCGCCTGATGAAAACAATATGGTAGTATTTATCTGCCGCGGACCCAAAATCCCATTTATTGAAATGCTTGAAAGAAGTAAGAATTTTTATTAG